CAGTTGGATGAGGAAGGCATATCTAAATTAGCCCTGCAGATAAAGCAGTAACTGCTTGATTCCCATGCCCATAGTTGCCAGAGAGagtaataattatacattgtaGATTAAATCTGCACTATGCATTGTGTGATTAAATAATTGTAGCCTAGGCCTAGGAGATATGTGAATGGTATCCATTAACTATTCAGAGGACAGACACGTTTCCGCTCTAACGCTCCAACAGACATCTAACTCACCAACCACATCTCATTCGAAACATttcaatagggagtcaggtggctgagcggtgagggaagcgggctagtaatccgaaggttgccagttcgattcccggtcatgccaactgatgttgtgtccttgggcaaggcacttcaccctacttgcctcgggggaatgtccctgtacttactgtaagtcgctctggataagagcgtctgctaaatgactaaatgtaaatgtaatgtaaatgcacaCCGAGTTACATGCCGATGTTTGAGTCACATGCCGATGTTTGAGAGTGAACCGGTCTTGTTCCGGAGCTTACCTTGAGTGAATGTGTCGACAGAGTCGTTCCCTCTTCCCAGGTCAACGATGTAGCCATGCTTCGGCACGGTTGTGATGTGGAACACCAGGGAGATGGGTCGgctgtctctgtcctctgccCTCAACACCTTGGAGCTGATGGGGAAGCCGAGGTGACCAGTGGACAGGATCTTCAACGTGGGGGCCCCCTTGTTCACAACAATCTGCGGGACGCCGTTATCGATGGCCACCACGGTGATCCTCATGGTTTGAGGACGGTGGGTCTCGAACACCGTGTCGGGAAACACGTAAAAGTCGGTGTGCGTGCCGTCGGTGatggtgaaggagaaggagtcCTCGGACGACTCGGTGCCGTCGTGTTTGTAGCTGATGAGGTTTTCGTTCAGGTCCTGTTTGGTGAAGGTGGTCACCGGCGTGGACTGGTTGTAGAGCAGTTTCCCGTGCACCGGCAGCTGGGTGACCGTGAACTTGAGCAGCCGTTCCGCCGTGTCCTGGTCTTCAGCCGTGAGCTCAAACGGCGTGATCAGCTTACTCTGACCCTCGGTGACGAGCAGTTGGTGGATGGTCAAGACCGGCTTCTTGTTGTCTACGTCCACGATGGAGACCCTGAAGGTGCGGAACACCGGGTTGTAGCCGTCGGTCACTTCGAACTCAAAGCTGTCCATCTTGACCTCGTCGTCCGAGGTGTGGATGTAGTAGACCTTGCTTCCTGCTAGCTGCAGCTGGGTGAAGGAAGCGATGGGCATCCCTGGGGTGTCCGTGCACTCCAAGTGTCCCCTGACGGGGGCCCTGGTTATCGTGAAGATCAGGTGCTCGTCTGGACTGTTGAGGTCGGTGGTGCTGAGCAGGTCGGTGGTCAAGGTCACTCTACCACCCTCTTTCAGCGACACGCCTTTGCTGACTACGTCCGGGAACACCATGTCGATGCTGCCCACCGTGATGTAGAAGTAGCGGTCGATCAACGGGTTCAAACCGTCTGTGACGTCGAACTTGACGAGGTCACGAATGCCCTCCTGACCGTTGTGGATGTAAAAGATCAACCCTTGGTCCACTTCGGCCTGTGTGAAGTTCATGCCCACTGTGATGTTCCGTGCAGATGTTCCACCAAGGCCCGAGGAACGAGATGTTCTACCATCACCTCTTACTTGCCTCTGCAGAACGCCCTGACCAGGTCCAAAGCTAATGACGTATGCGAGGGTGCTATCCTCGGAATCTAAATCGGTGGCTTTCAAGATGTCGTTGGTGATGGCCTTGGTCTCCCCTACCTCGATCTCCAGACCGTCGTTGATCTGCATTCTCGGGGTCTCGTCATCCACAGGGATGATCATGACAACGGCCGTTTTCTCCACATAGTATTTCCCATCTGTGAGGATGACGTCGAAGCTGTCCTCCGTGGTCTCTGAGTCGTCGTGCTCATAGATGATACTGGAGGATTCTCTTATCTGCTCTAAAGTGAAGTTGGTGACTAAGACTGAACCCGTGGCTAGCTGGTTGAGAACGGCGCCATGTTTGGGCTGTTTGGAGATGATGAAGGTCAGCTCCTCTGACGGAATGTCCGCATCGCCCCCGTTCAGGATCGGAGTGTCGATGACTATGTTCATCCCTTCCATCACAACGATCTCCCTCATGTAAATCTCCGGTTTCTCATCGTTGGTGGGAATGATAACGATTGGGAAGAAGTGCTTCTCGGAGAAGTTGGTTCCATCAGAACACCTGAACGTGAATCTGTCCTCCAGTGGCTCCACGCCTTTGTGGATACTCTGAACGTAATAAATGTTGCTTTCCCCGACGTCCCTGATGGTGAAGGCACTGATTGCTGTGCCGGACCTGGACTTCTCCGAACCTGGAGCTGGAGAGATGTTCTCCAAGTAGCCAGACGTGGGCTGAACGATGATGGTGCAGAGTATATCTTCACTGGGCGTGTCCTTGTCTTCAGCATCCAGGTGATGGAGGCCTACGGGGTATTTGTCGCCCTCTAGCACGCTGAACTGATTCCCAAGGATCACCTCAGGGGCTTGACTGTCAACGGGGAGGATGGTGACATGGACACGAACGCCGTTGACCTTGTTCCCGCCTACGGTCCACTCATCAGACATGTCTGTCAGGGTCAGGTTGAAGCCGTCCTCCTTGGAAGCCTGGCCTATCTCTCCGCCGGTGTGCGCGTACACCACCACTCCGTTGATGATGTCAGCCTGAGTGAACCTACCGGCGGGTACCCCTTTGACCAGGATCTCCCCCGACGAAGGCGCGTCCTCCACGATGAACGTAAGCTGCAGGTCGTCAGTGTCCTCGTCGCGCCCCTGAATGACGCTGGTCGTGATCTCCGTGGCTCCGTTCTCCAGGACGTCCACGTGGGAGCCCACGGTGCCGGGCGGCAAGCTGACCGTGGGCGTCTCGTCGTCCACCGGCTTCACCGTGACCTTGACGGTAACCGTGACGACGTGGATGCCGTCGCTGACGTCCAACTGGAACGCGTCGTTGGCCGCCTCGTCCCCGTTGTGGACGTAGACGACGTTGCCGTCCGAGATGTCCTCTAACGTGAAGACGCCTCTTTTGGGCAGGTTGGCGAAGGCCACCTGGACGTGCCCGTGGAGAGGGGTCTGGCTGAGAGTGAAAGATATCTGCTTATTGTCTGTGTCTGGATCAGTGGTGTCCATCTCGGCACGGGAGATCACGTGCATGCCACGCTCAAACACGGTGAAGCCGGTGTTGGTGATCTGTGGCGGCTTGTTGTTAACCGGCTGCAGGAAGACGACGAACGCCCCTTCCACACTGTTCCCGGACGTGTCTTCGACGGAGTAGCGGAACTGCACCACGTGGGCCGTGATGCCCAACTCCAGGTCGGGAGGGCTGTAGGAGATCTTGTGATGGTTGACCTGAGCCTGGGTGAACTCGGTGACCTCCGTGTCGGGCCTCTCCGTCAGAACCAGCGACCCGAACACAACCGGGCTGTTTTCGTCCGTGTCGGTGGGAGGCAGGACGACTGTGTACTTCAGATCGCGGTCTTCCGAGTCCAGGTCAGTGTAGCGGAGGACGTCCTTGCTAAAATGAGTGAGCTGGTACTCGTGAACCGTCATCTGCAGGGTGGTGCCGGGGAACAGCACCGGAGGAACGTCGTCGATGGGTAGGATCCGGGCGACGAAGGTGCTCTTCTCCGACACGTTAGGAGGGTCGTTGTCGTCCTGAACCGTGAAGACAAACTGGTCCATCACCGTGTCGGTGTTAtgggggcctgtgtgtctgtaaaacaGGTTGCCGTCGGTGATGTCTTTCTGAAGCCACTCTGTCACTTCCTTCTCGTACACCTCGTGCACAGCGTTGAACTTCCACGATGAGGGGTCTTCAGGGGCATCGGACTGTCGTAGTAGCAAGACCCCAATGGTGGACAGAGGAGGGACGATTGTGAACTTGATGGTCGAGTCCTCAGAGTCGATGTCGGCCGCGCTGAGCGTGAGAGGGGAGATGGGCATCATCTGGTTCTTGAACAGCACCAGCCCGGTGTTGGCGTTGACGATCGGCGGTTCGTCGTCCGTCGGAACGACCGTGATGGGGAACAGGAACTCGACGTCGTGCTTCCCGTCCGTCATCCTGAAGATGATGTTGTCGCTGTAGGTGTCGCTCCCGTCGTGCTGGTACACGACGACCCCGGACGCCAGGTCGGCCGACGTGAAGAACTTCCTGTGGGAGCCCAGGATGGTGAGGTGGCCGTGGCGGAGCCCGTCGACCACCGTTACCGTGACGCTCTCCAGGTTGTCCTCGTCGCTAATCTCGAGGTTGTGGGCGCTGAAGAGCGGGCGGTACTGGCCTTCGTAGAGGAGTTGGCCGGTGTTGCGCGTGACCACGGGGGCCAAGGTGTTCATTGGCTTCACCACGATCATGAACGCAAAGGGATCCGAGACCGCATCCTCTGTGTCCACCACCACAAATTCTATCTGGAaaatcctctctgtgtctgagtcaAGAGAAGGGGGCTTGTAGGCTATCTTCAGGTCCCGTAGGTCTCTTTGATAGAATGACGTGATGGGGAGGTTTCTGTCATCTGTGCTGACTATGTAGCCCTCTTCGTAGGACAAAGGAGAGGTGATGTTGAATATGAGATCATTTGGGTCTGACTCTGTGTCCTCTGCAGCTAGCATATCCGGGGTGAGAGCTGTCATGACAAACTGACTgacctccatcatcatcatagCCACAAAGCTTGGCTTGGGTGCCGTGTTTTCCTGTCCCTCTTTAATCCGCACCATCAGATTGAAATATTCCTGTTTGAGCAAATTGCCTTCTTTGTCACGTAATTCGACAATCATGGGAACATGGTCCCTGTTTGGAGACTTGTGCTTAAACGTGTGCTCATAGCGGATGTTCGCTTCAGTGAATTCATCACAGTCCATCATATTGGCAAGTTTGCTTTCGTCAATAAGTCTTCCGTATCTAGGGAGCGCGCTGCCGCTAGCCAGCGATGTCACCTGGCATTTGTGCGAGTCTCTGTCATAAGTAAATTCCAATGTCTTTTTATCTATAGGGTTACTAACTCCATTGAGTTTATCAACTTGAAGAGGCATGTTTTTTGTTAACAATTCAAGTTGCGTAAAGACGACCTCTACCTCCATCATGAAAGGGATGATAACGGTATCAGCCTGGGTGTCATACCTGAGCTGTAGTCTCACTCTGTCCTTGGCAGGGCTTCTTGAGccgaagtgtgtgtatgtcacatCGTTGGGTCCGAAATCGCAGGGAAACTTTTTGGGAGAGAGATGACCCGGTCTCTGAGATAAAGGATCATTATCCAGAACGGTGACGCTGCATCGGTCGCCGGGCTGCTGTTGAATAACCAGATCATTGATAGGATCGATGAAAACAGACCTTCCTATAGGCACTCGTATTCCGTTGTTAGCCACCAATATTTCGTCTTCCAATAGTTCTGGCCTCAGCGCATAAGATAATCCATAACTATCCTGTAGCTGTGCTGAAACGGTTCTCGTTAGAGAGACAACCAGGATGAAAAGTCTAGAGAAAAACATTGTGACACCGAATGTAATCCAGGAAAGTCGGTGTTATCCAAATATTGGAGAAGTGTCTGGTCTATTTGTCATACAGGTAGAATCCTGAGAAGAAGTGATATCaggtgagcgagagagaaatggaaagtCCCGTGCATGAAACTGCACGGGTGGGCGACATTCTCAAAGCGACATTTGCGCGAGCGGAGTTTTAACTTGGGGCACTTGAGGACCTGCGTGGGGTGTGGAAAGCATGCCCGCCCACTTTGACAGCCGATTGGACGTTACAGCAGTCTATACGCTCCGGGAAGATTGTGATTGGACAGATGAGATAGCAGTCCTTCTAAGGGCGGAGACTCCAAGATGCAGTGGTTTAGTTCTTCGATTTTAAAATGAATCCTCATTAAATGTGCCATTTCCCTTAATCATGTGCTGGTGTTGTTTGCGATTGGTCAATTTCATTGCCTGCTATTTATCACAGAAAACTATACACAGCCTCCAATAACATTTAAACAGCCTAACCATTAAATACGGGAAAAGAACGGATGAAAATCTGGATTTCAAATAGGCATCAGCAGCCACCTGCCATTGAGTTAATCATATCACCCAAAGCCAATATACAGTTTTACAGAATGACGATTGATCATTGTCACGTGGTGTCTGGCTCCCTCCAGTGTTACCTGTTCTATGAACCAGTGATACACAGACACCTAATGAAATACATTACTCAGAGATAGATCAGTGATGTTCTTAGAAACACTGATGATCTTCCTCTGCTCTATTGAAAGTAGACAGGtaaaggtgagagagaaagagagagagggagaaagagaaaatgacaCAGGTTGAGAAAGACCAAAAGACAAAGTGAGAGGGATAGGACGAGTGACA
The Osmerus mordax isolate fOsmMor3 chromosome 25, fOsmMor3.pri, whole genome shotgun sequence DNA segment above includes these coding regions:
- the frem2a gene encoding FRAS1-related extracellular matrix protein 2a, whose protein sequence is MFFSRLFILVVSLTRTVSAQLQDSYGLSYALRPELLEDEILVANNGIRVPIGRSVFIDPINDLVIQQQPGDRCSVTVLDNDPLSQRPGHLSPKKFPCDFGPNDVTYTHFGSRSPAKDRVRLQLRYDTQADTVIIPFMMEVEVVFTQLELLTKNMPLQVDKLNGVSNPIDKKTLEFTYDRDSHKCQVTSLASGSALPRYGRLIDESKLANMMDCDEFTEANIRYEHTFKHKSPNRDHVPMIVELRDKEGNLLKQEYFNLMVRIKEGQENTAPKPSFVAMMMMEVSQFVMTALTPDMLAAEDTESDPNDLIFNITSPLSYEEGYIVSTDDRNLPITSFYQRDLRDLKIAYKPPSLDSDTERIFQIEFVVVDTEDAVSDPFAFMIVVKPMNTLAPVVTRNTGQLLYEGQYRPLFSAHNLEISDEDNLESVTVTVVDGLRHGHLTILGSHRKFFTSADLASGVVVYQHDGSDTYSDNIIFRMTDGKHDVEFLFPITVVPTDDEPPIVNANTGLVLFKNQMMPISPLTLSAADIDSEDSTIKFTIVPPLSTIGVLLLRQSDAPEDPSSWKFNAVHEVYEKEVTEWLQKDITDGNLFYRHTGPHNTDTVMDQFVFTVQDDNDPPNVSEKSTFVARILPIDDVPPVLFPGTTLQMTVHEYQLTHFSKDVLRYTDLDSEDRDLKYTVVLPPTDTDENSPVVFGSLVLTERPDTEVTEFTQAQVNHHKISYSPPDLELGITAHVVQFRYSVEDTSGNSVEGAFVVFLQPVNNKPPQITNTGFTVFERGMHVISRAEMDTTDPDTDNKQISFTLSQTPLHGHVQVAFANLPKRGVFTLEDISDGNVVYVHNGDEAANDAFQLDVSDGIHVVTVTVKVTVKPVDDETPTVSLPPGTVGSHVDVLENGATEITTSVIQGRDEDTDDLQLTFIVEDAPSSGEILVKGVPAGRFTQADIINGVVVYAHTGGEIGQASKEDGFNLTLTDMSDEWTVGGNKVNGVRVHVTILPVDSQAPEVILGNQFSVLEGDKYPVGLHHLDAEDKDTPSEDILCTIIVQPTSGYLENISPAPGSEKSRSGTAISAFTIRDVGESNIYYVQSIHKGVEPLEDRFTFRCSDGTNFSEKHFFPIVIIPTNDEKPEIYMREIVVMEGMNIVIDTPILNGGDADIPSEELTFIISKQPKHGAVLNQLATGSVLVTNFTLEQIRESSSIIYEHDDSETTEDSFDVILTDGKYYVEKTAVVMIIPVDDETPRMQINDGLEIEVGETKAITNDILKATDLDSEDSTLAYVISFGPGQGVLQRQVRGDGRTSRSSGLGGTSARNITVGMNFTQAEVDQGLIFYIHNGQEGIRDLVKFDVTDGLNPLIDRYFYITVGSIDMVFPDVVSKGVSLKEGGRVTLTTDLLSTTDLNSPDEHLIFTITRAPVRGHLECTDTPGMPIASFTQLQLAGSKVYYIHTSDDEVKMDSFEFEVTDGYNPVFRTFRVSIVDVDNKKPVLTIHQLLVTEGQSKLITPFELTAEDQDTAERLLKFTVTQLPVHGKLLYNQSTPVTTFTKQDLNENLISYKHDGTESSEDSFSFTITDGTHTDFYVFPDTVFETHRPQTMRITVVAIDNGVPQIVVNKGAPTLKILSTGHLGFPISSKVLRAEDRDSRPISLVFHITTVPKHGYIVDLGRGNDSVDTFTQADVDDLKICYVLRSDENATTDLFHFSVEDSGGNKLKEQQFRLDWAWISLEKEYLVVDEQDKVLEVVLRRRGYLGETSFVGIGTQDGSAEKDQDFRGKSQRQVQFNPGQTRATWRVKILPDGKYEESETFQILLSEPVMAALEFPSSANVEILDPGDESTVFFPQQVISVEEDVGEKMIPVHRSGDTSQELMVVCYTQQGSATGTIPTTVLSYSDYISRPEEHGSILRFDKGETEKACRVVVIDDSLYEEEESFNVTLSLPIGGRLGARHPSARVNILPDLDDAPVFYFGEAEYRVDESDGQVEVRVWRTGTDLSKPASVTVRSRKTEPVSAEAGLDYVGISANLDFAPGVSMQTFKVTILDDLGKPQLEGSEAFELVLRMPMNGILGEPGKATVFINDSVSDLPKVQFGEALYTGEESDGRIVASVRRSGDVAQQSTVRCYTRQGSAEVARDFIERPNTDASLITFLPGEVEQRCVVSLVDDSLYEEEEELRLVLGAPRGPTPYGASVGGLNETLVKIKDTADKSIIRFAEIKFSVSEPGQAGGVSVVRVPVLRLGDTSKVSLVRVHTKDGSATSGEDYHPISQDVEFKQGDQEHVVEVEVLFDGVREMREAFTVHLKPDEHMVAETQAAKAIVYIEEADSVADVTFPSPPRVASLLRYDDAGRSADGLHPPAGYPVICVTACNSKYPDYSKTGSICASEHINDTLTRYRWLVSAPAGPDGVTSPMREVDFDTFFSSSKMITLDSVYFQAGSRVQCAARAVNADGNEGLELSSPIATVSLEEGMCQPRKAGTVGAEPFSAKLRYTGADDSPHSNLIKLTVTMPHIDGMLPVISTRPLSNFDLTLSPDGTRVGNHRCSNLLDYNEVTTGHGFITAATRNPDSVGDASPYQHSAPLRGNSTLRFYRNLNLEACLWEFTSYYDMSELLTDCGGTIGTDGQVLNLVQSYVTLRVPLHVSYVFHSPVGAGGWQHFDLQSELRLTFVYDTAILWRDGIGSPPQAELQGALYPTSMRINEQGRLVVNFRTKARFRGMFVEAHSGGRVEKAASSMASMVMCAEHPGLTFNLSLVRSEPTYNQPVQQWTFTSDFAVRDYSGTYTVKLIPCTTAQSVEYALPPVCSPREPVTFDLDIRFQQVSDPVAVEFSLNTQMFLLSKKSLWLSDGSMGFGQESDVAFSEGDTIYGRVLVDPVQNLGDSFFCNIEKVYLCTGADGYVPKYSPTKFEFGCLADSPSLLYRFKIIDKSQPETQAQVFGDVGFNARLAVDDPSALYLVRQPGSDGFRLDSTPMFQVAAGREWYIHTIYTVRSKDNANRGIGKRSLEYHSMVSAGNHLAEAKGHRRPRSAGEDTPEAAEDIGADNNRGTNIMHIALDRTKRRAGGEGELFADGLEPRELNAGAAGEGMVTVVGALVGMLLTFLLILILGLVLRSRQKGGGKEGRREERKGAVRGSTSTEPMLVARMADCSDSSEV